CATGCTGATGACGCTCTCCCTTGCCGGGTGTGGAGCGGGCAGCAGATCCGTGAAGCTTGGTGCAGCGGGAGTTGGCGGTGGGTATTATGCCTTCTCAAATGCATTTGCACAGATGGCAGTGGCAGCGGACGAAGATCTTGAATTTGAAGTAAAGGCGACTGCGGGATCTACAGCGAATATAAGACTCCTGTCAGATGGGTATATTGATATGGCTATAGCACAGGCAGATCTGGTGGATGCAGCCTACAATGGAACAGGGGTCACAGATAAGAAGCGGTATCGTGGTTACTCGGCGGTTGCCAGTCTGTACACTGAGGCGTGTCAGATCGTGGTGAGGGCTGACTCAGGCATAGACAGCCTGGATGATCTTCAGGGCAAGAAAGTTTCCGTTGGCGAGGAAGAATCAGGAACCCAGAGAAATGCAGAGCAGATACTTAAGATGACAGGTCTTGTGGAATCCCTTGTAGACACAGTAAATCTCGACTATGTGGACGCGGCAAATGAACTCAAATCAGGCCAGATAGATGCATTCTTTTGTACAGCAGGTATACAGACTTCAGTGATCGAGGAGCTGTCTAAAGAGTGCGATGTGAAGCTTATCGGAATAGATGATAAGTGCAGGGATAGACTAAAATCCGTGTATGGCTTCTATACGGATTACACCATACCGGCGGGAACATACGAAGGCCAGGATCAGGACGTTGAGACTCTTGGGGTCAGAGCGGTGCTTCTTGCAAGAGACGATATGGATGAGGAAATAGTGGAGGAGCTCACAGGACTTCTCTTTGAACATTCGCAGGATATACAGTATTCCATACCACTCACTTTCCAGATCGATGAGAGTGAGGCTGTGAAGAACGTGACCATTCCATTTCATGATGGTGCGAAAGCTTATTATCAGAAAAAAGGAATAGAGATCCCGGCTGAACAGTAGTTGTCAGCTGATGATAATAAATATACTGAATGCGGAAAAGAATATATGCAGATGATATTGGGTGAAATGGTATCGCCCCTTCGCTTGCGCTCAGCGGCTACTCGGGTATCTGATCACGGATGTCTGCATGTGTATATAATATAGATAAGAGAGGTCTTACATGGAGATACAGATAGATATGTATCAGACACTGGCGGTGTCAGTTCTGGTACTTATATTGGGACAGTTTTTGAAGAAAAGAATTAATTTTCTGGAGAAATTCTGCATACCGGCGCCGGTCATAGGAGGTCTGCTTTTCGCAGTCCTGACTTGTGTGTGTTACAGTCTTGGCATAGCAGAATTTACATTTGACGACACGCTGAGAGAGGTGTGCATGGTATTCTTCTTCACATCAGTTGGATTCCAGGCAAATCTTAAGGTGTTGAAGAGCGGAGGAAAATCGTTGTTCATATTCCTTGGATTGGTTGTGGTGCTCATAGTGTTTCAGAATTTCTTGGCACTCGGGGTGAGTAAGCTGCTGCACCTTGATCCGCTTGTTGGCTTGTGTACAGGTTCCATTCCTATGGTAGGTGGTCATGGAACTGCAGGAGCGTTTGGCCCGGTGCTGGAGGATTTTGATGTCAAGGGGGCAACCACTATATGCACGGCTGCGGCAACATTTGGACTCATCGCAGGAAGTCTTATAGGTGGACCTATTGGCAAGAGACTCATAGATAGGAAGAAGCTTCTGGACACTGCAGTTGCCGAGGATGACAGTATACTGGTCGAGGATGAGAAG
This sequence is a window from Coprococcus eutactus. Protein-coding genes within it:
- a CDS encoding TAXI family TRAP transporter solute-binding subunit; translated protein: MKLKKIKRLAAAGAAMLMTLSLAGCGAGSRSVKLGAAGVGGGYYAFSNAFAQMAVAADEDLEFEVKATAGSTANIRLLSDGYIDMAIAQADLVDAAYNGTGVTDKKRYRGYSAVASLYTEACQIVVRADSGIDSLDDLQGKKVSVGEEESGTQRNAEQILKMTGLVESLVDTVNLDYVDAANELKSGQIDAFFCTAGIQTSVIEELSKECDVKLIGIDDKCRDRLKSVYGFYTDYTIPAGTYEGQDQDVETLGVRAVLLARDDMDEEIVEELTGLLFEHSQDIQYSIPLTFQIDESEAVKNVTIPFHDGAKAYYQKKGIEIPAEQ
- the gltS gene encoding sodium/glutamate symporter translates to MEIQIDMYQTLAVSVLVLILGQFLKKRINFLEKFCIPAPVIGGLLFAVLTCVCYSLGIAEFTFDDTLREVCMVFFFTSVGFQANLKVLKSGGKSLFIFLGLVVVLIVFQNFLALGVSKLLHLDPLVGLCTGSIPMVGGHGTAGAFGPVLEDFDVKGATTICTAAATFGLIAGSLIGGPIGKRLIDRKKLLDTAVAEDDSILVEDEKKHERHTNMYAAAVFQLIIAVGIGTIISELLTKTGLTFPIYIGAMIAAAVIRNIGEYSGKFDIYMGEINNLGGICLSLFLGMAMITLKLWQLAELALPLIILLSAQLILMILFTYFVVFNVMGRDYDAAVLSAGTCGFGMGATPNAMANMQAICDRYVPSVKAYLIIPLIGSLFADFLNSLVITFFINIL